The Primulina eburnea isolate SZY01 chromosome 6, ASM2296580v1, whole genome shotgun sequence genome contains a region encoding:
- the LOC140834028 gene encoding cytochrome b5-like, which translates to MGKLFTLAEISEHNSKKDCWLLINGKVYDVTKFLDDHPGGDDVLLTATGKDATDDFEDVGHSSSARATMDEFFVGEIDSSTIQSKAQYTPPPKQTQPVQDKSSDLIIKLLQFLVPLLILGLAFGVRFYTKSSA; encoded by the exons ATGGGTAAACTTTTCACTTTGGCTGAGATTTCTGAGCACAACAGCAAGAAGGATTGTTGGCTCCTCATTAATGGCAAG GTGTATGATGTCACCAAATTCTTGGACGACCATCCTGGTGGTGATGATGTTTTGCTGACTGCAACAG GGAAGGACGCAACTGACGATTTTGAGGATGTTGGTCACAGCAGCAGTGCTAGGGCAACGATGGATGAATTCTTTGTAGGTGAAATTGATTCATCGACCATTCAGAGCAAGGCTCAGTACACTCCTCCTCCGAAACAGACTCAGCCAGTTCAGGACAAATCATCAGACCTCATCATCAAGCTTCTCCAATTCTTAGTTCCCCTTCTTATATTGGGCTTGGCTTTTGGTGTGCGTTTCTACACCAAATCATCGGCTTAA